A window of the Cryptococcus decagattii chromosome 6, complete sequence genome harbors these coding sequences:
- a CDS encoding V-type proton ATPase subunit F, producing MASSTTPNPKDRNLIAVIGDEDSVTGLLLAGIGHINQHQKKNFLIVDGKTQTSVIESAFQDFTERKDVAILLINQHIAERIRPTVDRYQAAFPALLEIPSKEHPYDPAKDSVLKRVQKLRGD from the exons ATGGCCTCCTCTACAACTCCTAACCCCAAGGATAGAAACCTCATAGCCGTAATCGGCGACGAG GATTCAGTGACAGGTTTGCTTCTTGCCGGTATCGGCCATATAAATCAACatcagaagaagaacttCCTTATTGTCGATGGAA AGACTCAAACGAGCGTCATTGAATCCGCTTTTCAAGATTTCACTGAGCGCAAGGATGTCGCTATACTGCTCATTAACCAGCAT ATTGCTGAACGGATAAGACCAACCGTTGACAGGTACCAGGCTGCCTTTCCTGCGTTGCTAGAGATTCCAAGTAAAGAACACCCCTACG ACCCCGCAAAGGATTCCGTCCTCAAAAGAGTCCAGAAACTTAGGGGAGATTGA